In one Nerophis ophidion isolate RoL-2023_Sa unplaced genomic scaffold, RoL_Noph_v1.0 HiC_scaffold_35, whole genome shotgun sequence genomic region, the following are encoded:
- the LOC133546648 gene encoding gastrula zinc finger protein XlCGF57.1-like, with translation MRTHTGEKRFSCSTCGKGFTQSQSLKIHIRTHTREKPFSCSLCSKGFTQSINLKVHMRTHTSEKPFSCSICGKGFRESQHLKRHMRTHTGEKPFSCSNCGKHFTQRPDLKVHMRTHTGEKPFSCSICGKGFTRSQHLKVHMRTHTGEKPFSCSICGKDFTRRENFKKHMRIHTGEKPFPVQSAVNILRNDTI, from the coding sequence atgagaacacacactggtgaaaaacgtttttcctgttcaacctgtggtaaaggttttacacaaagtcagagtttgaaaatacatattagaacacacactagagaaaaacctttttcttgttcactctgtagtaaaggttttacacaaagtatcaatttgaaggtacacatgagaacacacaccagtgaaaaacctttttcctgttcaatctgtggtaaaggttttagagaaagtcaacatttgaaaagacacatgagaacacacactggtgaaaaacctttttcatgttcaaactgcggtaaacattttactcagaggccagatttaaaagtacacatgagaacacacactggagaaaaacctttttcatgttctatctgtggtaaaggttttacaagaagtcaacatttgaaagtacacatgagaacacacactggagaaaaacctttttcatgttcaatctgcggtaaagattttactcgaagggaaaatttcaaaaagcacatgagaatacacactggagaaaaaccttttcctgttcaatctgcagtaaatattttgcgcaacgacactatttga
- the LOC133546634 gene encoding uncharacterized protein LOC133546634 isoform X3 encodes MCQRTTAEYEEELCPTKEEKERQHEKHQVVLHRTDIHQLIEHQEECLPHLQGDSFTLEYPQPSHFKGDKDEPQPSYFKEEEEGECPVGQEEADVSKFPLTVVSVKTEEHEDKPPESSQLHHSPILYTAPSIVPPTQPSDWLQTEQ; translated from the exons atgtgccaaagaaccacagcagagtacgaggaggaactttgtccaacaaaagaggagaaggagcgacaacatgaaaaacatcaagttgtgttacacagaacag acatccatcagctgattgaacaccaagaagaatgtctccctcatctgcagggggacagtttcactttagagtatccacagccctcacattttaaaggggacaaagatgagccacagccctcttatttcaaagaggaagaggagggagagtgtcctgtagggcaggaggaggctgatgtcagcaagtttccactgactgttgtctctgtgaagactgaagagcatgaagacaaaccacctgagtcctcacagcttcatcacagtccaa Tactctacacagcacccagcattgtcccacccacacaaccatctgattggttacagacagagcagtaa